A genomic segment from Neobacillus sp. YX16 encodes:
- the lepA gene encoding translation elongation factor 4 has protein sequence MNREEKLKRQSNIRNFSIIAHIDHGKSTLADRILEKTNALTSREMKAQLLDSMDLERERGITIKLNAVQLKYKAKDGEEYTFHLIDTPGHVDFTYEVSRSLAACEGAVLVVDAAQGIEAQTLANVYLALDNNLEIIPVINKIDLPSAEPERVRNEIEEVIGLDASEAVLASAKAGIGIEDILEQVVKTVPAPTGDPDAPLKALIFDSLYDAYRGVVAYIRVVEGSVKVGDKIKMMATGAEFEVNEVGVFTPKSTLVDELTVGDVGFLSASIKNVGDTRVGDTITNAKNGSTEPLPGYRKLNPMVYCGLYPIDTAKFNDLREALEKLQLNDSALQFEPETSQALGFGFRCGFLGLLHMEIIQERIEREFKIDLITTAPSVIYDVHMTNGTQIKVDNPSNLPDPQKIDHVEEPYVKATMMAPNEYVGAIMELCQQKRGIFINMQYQGENRVNIIYEIPLAEIVYDFFDQLKSSTRGYASFDYELIGYKPSSLVKMDILLNAEKVDALSFIVHKDFAYERGKVIVEKLKELIPRQQFEVPVQAAIGQKIVARSTIKSMGKNVLAKCYGGDISRKRKLLEKQKEGKKRMKQVGSVEVPQEAFMAVLKMDDNNTKK, from the coding sequence ATGAACAGAGAAGAAAAACTCAAAAGACAATCAAATATAAGAAATTTTTCGATTATAGCCCATATTGACCATGGGAAATCAACATTAGCAGACCGTATCCTAGAAAAAACAAATGCATTAACTTCCCGTGAAATGAAGGCTCAACTTTTAGATTCGATGGATTTAGAAAGAGAACGCGGGATTACGATAAAGTTAAATGCTGTCCAATTAAAATACAAAGCAAAAGATGGTGAAGAGTATACTTTCCATCTGATTGATACACCTGGGCACGTCGATTTTACTTATGAGGTTTCTCGAAGCCTTGCTGCTTGTGAAGGTGCTGTTTTGGTCGTTGACGCCGCACAGGGGATTGAAGCACAAACCTTGGCGAACGTTTATCTTGCATTGGATAATAACCTTGAAATTATACCGGTTATTAATAAAATTGACTTACCAAGTGCTGAGCCTGAAAGAGTCCGTAATGAAATTGAAGAAGTTATTGGACTTGATGCCTCTGAAGCGGTTTTAGCGTCTGCCAAAGCGGGAATAGGGATTGAGGATATCCTCGAACAGGTGGTAAAAACTGTCCCTGCTCCAACTGGTGACCCTGATGCTCCATTAAAAGCACTAATTTTTGATTCTCTTTATGATGCTTATCGTGGTGTAGTGGCCTACATCCGAGTTGTTGAAGGCAGCGTCAAAGTAGGAGATAAAATTAAAATGATGGCAACCGGTGCTGAATTTGAAGTAAATGAAGTAGGTGTATTTACACCAAAATCGACGCTGGTCGATGAGCTAACCGTTGGGGACGTTGGATTCCTTTCAGCTTCAATTAAAAATGTTGGGGATACAAGGGTTGGGGATACCATTACAAATGCAAAAAATGGTTCAACAGAACCCCTTCCAGGTTACCGTAAATTAAATCCAATGGTGTATTGTGGTTTGTACCCAATCGATACTGCAAAATTTAATGATTTACGTGAAGCATTAGAGAAACTGCAGTTAAATGATTCTGCGCTTCAATTTGAGCCGGAAACTTCTCAAGCCCTAGGCTTTGGTTTTCGCTGTGGGTTCTTAGGACTTCTTCATATGGAGATTATTCAAGAGCGGATTGAGCGTGAATTCAAAATTGATTTGATTACAACAGCTCCAAGTGTTATCTATGATGTACACATGACAAATGGCACTCAAATAAAAGTGGATAACCCTTCAAATCTTCCGGATCCACAGAAAATTGACCATGTTGAAGAGCCATACGTAAAAGCAACAATGATGGCTCCAAATGAATATGTCGGTGCGATAATGGAGCTGTGTCAGCAAAAGCGTGGTATTTTTATTAATATGCAATACCAAGGTGAAAACCGTGTAAACATCATCTATGAAATTCCGTTAGCAGAAATTGTTTATGATTTCTTTGATCAGCTTAAATCTAGCACCCGAGGCTATGCGTCATTTGATTATGAATTAATTGGCTATAAACCGTCTAGCTTGGTTAAGATGGATATATTGTTAAACGCTGAAAAGGTAGATGCCTTAAGCTTTATCGTTCATAAAGATTTTGCCTACGAACGCGGCAAAGTCATTGTTGAGAAGCTAAAGGAATTAATCCCAAGGCAGCAATTCGAAGTTCCTGTCCAAGCCGCTATTGGTCAAAAAATTGTTGCTCGTTCAACCATTAAATCCATGGGTAAAAACGTATTGGCTAAATGTTATGGGGGAGATATCTCCCGTAAACGAAAGCTTCTCGAGAAACAAAAAGAAGGTAAAAAACGGATGAAACAGGTTGGTTCTGTTGAGGTCCCACAAGAAGCCTTCATGGCTGTCCTAAAAATGGATGATAACAATACAAAAAAATAA
- a CDS encoding YqxA family protein — MKMFMLKFFCILAIMFISVLAGMQLANDGIHKMKGYDDPNFQNAVAINDNGEHVKATFLGNEISSHDIDEKKKKLEEISAFNIFSSMGKKVSEGVSNASEQLINLLTK; from the coding sequence ATGAAAATGTTCATGCTGAAATTTTTTTGTATCTTAGCCATTATGTTTATATCGGTTTTAGCTGGGATGCAGCTGGCGAATGACGGTATTCATAAAATGAAGGGCTACGACGATCCGAATTTTCAAAATGCTGTTGCTATTAATGACAATGGTGAGCATGTAAAAGCTACTTTTTTGGGAAATGAAATATCGAGTCATGACATAGATGAAAAGAAAAAGAAGCTTGAGGAAATAAGTGCCTTTAATATTTTTTCCTCGATGGGTAAGAAGGTTTCAGAAGGTGTTTCCAATGCTTCGGAACAACTTATCAATCTTTTAACTAAATAA
- a CDS encoding stage II sporulation protein P — MKSTRNSGLFLTVQGTNLIKVTSFILLFMLLVFSISGLLTSLKPQFRPMSNSVNTAANQVNGKMLYQLMAWENHHFLSIEDNLTASPKLTNLIFKLSSNINLNDPRSLLGRELPGFAQFDGKILVAGQGSNYTNMPFESSPPLEIMKAEREASLQNIEGIDKGNEDDIPSNPSLTTGDKKVVHLYFTHNRESYLPYLQGVTDPNLAYHSQLNVTKIGDQLKESLEARGIGTSIDKTDIMGSVKMAGTYQKSGELVQTAMAQNRELEYFIDVHRDARRKDKTTVMINGKAYAQLAFVIGGKNPNHEKNEKLARDLHNLLEEKYKGLSWGIHMNQGAGQNGVYNQNLSENVILVEFGGVDNTFEELNRSADALADVFSEYFWQAEKVNSDGEQSTDKQ, encoded by the coding sequence ATGAAATCTACTAGGAATTCTGGATTGTTTTTGACGGTGCAAGGGACGAATCTAATAAAAGTAACCTCTTTTATTTTGTTGTTTATGCTTTTGGTGTTTTCCATCAGTGGGCTGTTAACATCATTAAAGCCCCAGTTTAGACCAATGTCTAATTCTGTTAATACAGCTGCAAATCAAGTAAATGGAAAAATGCTCTACCAACTTATGGCTTGGGAGAATCATCATTTCTTATCTATTGAAGATAATTTAACAGCGAGCCCTAAATTAACCAACTTAATTTTCAAGCTATCAAGCAATATTAATTTAAATGACCCAAGAAGTCTTTTAGGCCGGGAGCTTCCAGGATTTGCTCAGTTTGATGGGAAAATACTCGTAGCTGGTCAAGGTTCAAATTATACGAACATGCCATTTGAATCCTCACCTCCTTTAGAAATAATGAAAGCAGAACGAGAAGCGTCATTGCAAAATATTGAAGGTATTGACAAAGGAAACGAGGATGATATTCCTTCGAATCCCTCACTTACAACAGGTGATAAAAAGGTGGTCCATCTTTACTTTACTCATAATCGTGAGTCATACCTTCCCTATTTACAGGGGGTGACCGATCCGAATCTTGCCTATCATTCACAATTGAATGTCACCAAGATTGGCGATCAGTTGAAGGAAAGCTTAGAGGCTAGAGGCATTGGAACTTCTATTGATAAGACTGATATTATGGGATCCGTGAAAATGGCTGGTACTTACCAGAAATCTGGTGAATTAGTCCAAACGGCAATGGCTCAAAATCGTGAATTGGAATACTTTATTGATGTCCATAGAGATGCACGCCGTAAAGATAAAACGACGGTTATGATAAATGGCAAGGCATATGCACAGTTGGCTTTTGTTATTGGCGGGAAAAATCCAAATCATGAAAAAAATGAAAAGTTAGCACGTGATTTGCATAATCTTCTTGAAGAGAAATACAAGGGATTGAGCTGGGGAATTCACATGAATCAGGGTGCCGGGCAAAACGGTGTCTATAATCAAAATTTGTCTGAGAATGTAATTTTAGTGGAATTTGGCGGTGTGGATAATACTTTCGAAGAGTTAAACCGTTCAGCTGACGCACTTGCAGATGTCTTTAGTGAATATTTCTGGCAAGCAGAGAAAGTTAATTCCGATGGTGAGCAATCCACGGATAAACAATAG